In Coccidioides posadasii str. Silveira chromosome 4, complete sequence, one genomic interval encodes:
- a CDS encoding uncharacterized protein (EggNog:ENOG410PWEW~COG:V) produces MVSLEQAFEEACNTGKIPHAVLASSNKDESFTNLRAFGFKTLSEESKQAIKNDDIMMIFSLTKLMTSIAVLQCVERGLIQLDDDVAQILPDLAALEILEGHNSDTREWILRKRKNAINL; encoded by the exons ATGGTATCCCTTGAACAGGCTTTCGAAGAGGCCTGTAACACCGGCAAAATCCCACATGCTGTGCTCGCATCTTCGAACAAGGACG AGAGCTTCACGAACCTCAGAGCGTTCGGTTTCAAAACTCTCTCCGAAGAATCCAAACAAGCCATCAAAAATGATGATATCATGATGATCTTCTCATTGACAAAACTCATGACTTCAATCGCAGTTTTGCAATGTGTCGAACGTGGCTTGATCCAGCTAGACGATGACGTCGCTCAGATATTGCCTGATTTGGCAGCATTGGAGATTCTGGAGGGCCACAATTCCGACACAAGAGAATGGATCTTaagaaagaggaagaatGCGATTAATCTGTGA
- a CDS encoding uncharacterized protein (EggNog:ENOG410PWEW~COG:V), with amino-acid sequence MALRDPPAVADAKGKIIPYAGPSMLGTYTEEMGGQIYFHTIFINREANLCGVYGGQMLMNGDPQTFDMISLFQRTIYERASTA; translated from the exons ATGGCTCTTCGTGACCCCCCCGCCGTTGCTGACGCCAAGGGGAAAATTATTCCTTATGCCGGACCTTCTATGCTTGGAACCTACACTGAAGAAATGGGTGGGCAGATTTACTTCCATACCATC TTCATCAACCGCGAAGCCAATCTCTGCGGTGTTTACGGTGGGCAAATGCTCATGAATGGTGATCCACAGACGTTTGATATGATCTCATTATTCCAGAGAACGATATATGAGCGTGCATCTACAGCATAA
- a CDS encoding uncharacterized protein (EggNog:ENOG410PW3H~COG:E~TransMembrane:11 (o80-98i110-132o138-159i197-215o221-242i304-322o342-363i375-395o433-454i466-486o492-513i)), protein MDTQPTQYEKREATEDEVENLRHVVDSVPDVVWVALVAAAAERFTFYAITAPWQNYIQNDRGSIAVPGVLGLGQATATNISNAFAFFSFLSPLPFAILSDAWLGRYKTLCISFSLNVCGCLVLFVTSLPYVTKDSIKIAGLALSMVFLGLGTGGVRATVSPFIGDQYTVSAPQLIVTKNGERLIADRTLTLQYIYNVLYWFTNIAGLSLIASTYLEKAVDFWASYLLPLCSVWISIPLMLFWQKKFVKLSPQGNVLPQAAKVIACSARERFRLDAAKPAFQAEKYGREVEWDDQFVSEMKRGLIACKVMACFVPFYLCTSQITNNLVSQAGQTRLGGIPNDMVQALNAIACVLLGPVIQKFLYPTLQKHGIAFGPIARMTSAFVTMSTAMAFTAGLQKLIYMRGPCYDHPLACPDSKNGSIPNDISVWAQTPIYILLACAEILGFATLSEYSYSKAPQDMRSLVQALRQVTAGIGSAFGIALSPLAQNPKILYLYTGLAVVMIVGAPIFWLVFRGYDKIDEELNVMGSIQPSNNDHMEETTSTVRP, encoded by the exons ATGGATACTCAGCCAACACAATATGAAAAGCGTGAAGCAACTGAAGATGAAGTCGAGAATTTACGGCATGTTGTTGACTCAGTGCCAGATGTTGTCTGGGTGGCCCTTGTAGCCGCTGCAGCAGAAAGGTTTACATTCTATGCTATCACAGCTCCATGGC AGAATTACATACAAAATGATCGTGGCAGTATTGCTGTCCCAGGTGTTCTGGGACTTGGTCAAGCAACCGCTACAAATATATCCAATGCGTTCGCTTTCTTCTCGTTTTTGTCTCCTCTACCATTCGCTATTCTCTCAGATGCATGGCTAGGACGTTACAAAACATTGTGCATCAGTTTTTC GCTTAATGTTTGTGGGTGTTTAGTGCTTTTTGTTACCTCACTTCCATATGTGACAAAGGATTCCATCAAAATTGCTGGATTGGCACTTTCTATGGTTTTTCTGGGACTTGGAACAGGTGGTGTCAGAGCCACTGTCTCTCCTTTCATAG GTGATCAATATACAGTCTCAGCTCCACAGTTGATAGTCACGAAAAATGGTGAAAGACTCATTGCAGATCGAACGCTGACCcttcaatatatatataatgtTCTCTACTG GTTCACCAATATTGCTGGCCTGTCCCTGATTGCTTCAACTTATTTGGAGAAAGCTGTTGATTTCTGGGCATCTTACCTCCTGCCATTGTGCTCAGTCTGGATTTCGATTCCTCTGATGCTGTTTTGGCAGAAGAAATTTG TCAAGCTCTCGCCACAGGGGAACGTCCTGCCACAGGCAGCAAAAGTCATTGCATGTTCGGCCCGAGAGCGATTTCGATTAGATGCAGCAAAACCAGCATTTCAAGCAGAGAAGTATGGAAGGGAGGTTGAATGGGATGACCAATTTGTCTCAGAGATGAAAAGGGGTCTCATAGCCTGTAAAGTCAT GGCGTGCTTTGTACCATTCTACTTATGTACAAGCCAAATCACAAACAATTTGGTCTCCCAAGCTGGTCAGACACGGCTGGGTGGAATCCCAAATGATATGGTTCAGGCACTCAATGCCATCGCTTGTGTTCTTCTGGGCCCAGTAATACAAAAGTTTCTCTATCCTACACTTCAAAAGCATGGAATTGCATTTGGACCTATTGCTCGCATGACTTCAGCATTTGTTACAATGAGTACCGCGATGGCTTTTACCGCAGGATTacaaaagttgatatatatGAGGGGACCATGTTACGACCACCCGCTTGCTTGTCCAGATTCGAAGAACGGCAGTATACCCAACGATATCAGTGTCTGGGCGCAAACACCCATATACATCCTGCTAGCATGTGCGGAGATTCTGGGATTTGCAACCTTATCTGAGTACAGCTACTCCAAAGCACCGCAGGACATGCGCAGTTTGGTGCAAGCATTGCGACAGGTAACCGCAGGCATTGGATCTGCATTTGGCATAGCTCTCTCGCCACTTGCGCAGAACCCAAAGATATTGTATCTATATACGGGATTAGCAGTGGTGATGATTGTTGGTGCCCCAATATTCTGGTTGGTGTTCCGGGGTTACGACAAAATCGATGAGGAGCTCAATGTCATGGGATCAATTCAGCCTTCTAACAATGATCATATGGAGGAAACTACGTCTACTGTCCGTCCATGA
- a CDS encoding uncharacterized protein (EggNog:ENOG410PJQQ~COG:S~TransMembrane:1 (o621-638i)) has protein sequence MELEYMGKNSIGDEAFVSEAFLVDVPSSKALAKVSCRWRLSASTTDVDARQYFHSLDLLMGIVPISRTNEPCEDNKNGDLIPYATGTALENLVHACCMIRASVDQIEVAAKVILVSRNGYMCRSDILELRMRDSAFVGSVIRFPTSDGYFSPITAHGERSLLALLSSAPGALLVKRSPTSYDEALDLIEGELRVRLSFDWVLPTKPAVRKVAVIGGRPMFDRQKGSFGHQGTFEAALALGISVVVVDRPGHWLEGETYSYLRDDFIPVDVTDDAKLPSRIAEVLKGRRIHGIVTFSDEFVIATAKAAGILGLPTEPILAILNAHNKYETRKLIKSNIQTLRLDRVEQLCDSSVAEKVRNMQYPLVVKPCQNGGSRGVKRVDHYSSMPQAIRQLEEAGFSKYGILLETYVGGPEVDANFVLWDGEILFFEISDDFPCQADAMDATVSDNFAETIVLLPSRLDTEEIELIRSSLHQSLLQLGFRSGVFHLEARVQNSSMRYKETNGVLDLADADSTTESKPDVFLIEVNARPPGLQSVFATTYTYGVDYCALQFLRALEDGERFKALSKSFSCQAQYWCELVMIPIHREKIVVPDDFCERVIEQLPEIGPYISRAECIVSAKVVSPVGGTGFIGYFLLYSRTSRRHLLEMGGRIKEVSKKILDGI, from the exons ATGGAACTAGAGTATATGGGAAAGAATAGCATTGGGGATGAAGCATTTGTCTCTGAAGCCTTCTTGGTTGATGTCCCCAGCAGCAAAG CTCTGGCAAAAGTTTCATGTCGTTGGAGGCTTTCTGCATCAACGACGGATGTGGATGCGCGACAATATTTTCATTCTCTTGATCTGCTGATGGGAATCGTTCCTATCTCGCGTACTAATGAGCCATGCGAAGACAACAAAAACGGAGATCTTATTCCGTATGCCACTGGCACCGCCCTCGAGAATCTTGTCCACGCGTGTTGCATGATTCGAGCATCAGTCGATCAAATCGAAGTGGCGGCAAAGGTGATACTTGTCTCTCGCAATGGATACATGTGTAGGAGCGATATCCTCGAATTGAGAATGCGGGATTCCGCATTTGTCGGCTCAGTCATTCGGTTCCCAACTTCCGACGGTTATTTTTCACCGATTACAGCCCATGGCGAAAGGAGTCTCCTTGCTCTATTGTCTTCGGCTCCTGGAGCATTGCTTGTGAAGCGGTCTCCAACGTCGTATGACGAGGCACTAGATCTGATAGAGGGAGAGTTGAGAGTTCGGTTGTCTTTTGATTGGGTGCTTCCGACTAAACCAGCCGTACGCAAAGTAGCCGTGATAGGAGGGCGCCCCATGTTCGATAGGCAGAAAGGATCATTCGGTCACCAAGGAACATTCGAAGCGGCCCTAGCTCTGGGTATATCGGTGGTTGTGGTTGATCGACCGGGACATTGGCTCGAAGGAGAGACCTATTCTTACCTAAGGGATGACTTTATTCCTGTTGATGTGACCGACGATGCGAAACTGCCGTCGAGGATTGCTGAAGTACTGAAAGGGAGAAGGATCCATGGTATCGTTACATTTTCAGATGAATTCGTGATCGCAACTGCGAAAGCAGCCGGGATATTGGGTCTTCCAACCGAGCCCATATTAGCAATCTTGAATGCCCACAACAAGTACGAGACGCGCAAATTAATTAAATCAAATATCCAAACATTGCGACTGGACAGGGTGGAGCAACTGTGCGACTCTTCCGTGGCCGAAAAGGTCAGAAATATGCAATACCCTTTAGTTGTCAAACCGTGCCAGAATGGCGGCTCCCGTGGCGTCAAGAGAGTTGACCACTATTCGAGTATGCCCCAGGCCATACGACAACTAGAAGAAGCCGGGTTTTCAAAGTATGGAATTCTCCTCGAAACGTATGTTGGTGGCCCAGAGGTAGATGCCAACTTTGTTCTTTGGGATGGGGAGATTCTTTTCTTCGAAATATCAGATGATTTCCCATGCCAGGCAGATGCAATGGACGCGACGGTTTCGGATAATTTCGCTGAAACCATCGTGTTACTACCAAGTCGACTGGacacagaagaaatagagcTTATCCGGTCGTCCCTGCACCAGAGCCTTCTCCAATTGGGATTCCGCTCTGGTGTTTTCCATCTTGAAGCCCGGGTGCAGAACTCTTCCATGCGCTACAAAGAAACCAATGGCGTCCTAGACCTTGCTGACGCCGATTCAACAACGGAAAGTAAACCGGATGTGTTTCTGATCGAAGTCAATGCTCGACCGCCCGGTCTGCAATCTGTGTTTGCGACCACGTATACGTATGGTGTGGATTACTGTGCGCTTCAATTTCTTCGAGCGCTCGAGGACGGCGAGCGTTTTAAAGCTCTGTCAAAATCTTTTTCATGCCAAGCTCAGTACTGGTGTGAGCTTGTTATGATTCCTATCCATCGTGAAAAGATCGTGGTACCGGATGACTTTTGCGAGAGAGTGATTGAACAGCTTCCAGAAATTGGTCCATACATTTCTCGGGCAGAATGTATTGTATCTGCAAAGGTTGTATCGCCGGTAGGGGGCACCGGGTTTATAGGGTATTTCTTGTTATACTCGAGGACCAGCAGAAGGCATTTGTTGGAAATGGGTGGTCGTATTAAAGAGGTTTCTAAAAAGATCTTGGATGGCATTTGA
- a CDS encoding uncharacterized protein (EggNog:ENOG410PJTK~COG:S~TransMembrane:7 (o221-241i405-438o450-475i487-506o526-548i560-581o601-621i)) yields the protein MSFASCNPRSGSLSLHHPSSEYGQVCFSLNGGLLLNSNWFACQTSQKTRIHLQPISELAFSLPPALYRPPSSFPCNAEYVMAENQTTDFAATDIPLNSLPHPQLARPGRDPDRSLQQDLENGIGDRTCEDRILPNGYRRSQEMSPDDELEGRNREEVIPHQILPWMRRPGRSTEHLRKCGAICTWIRGPEVPRISRINPFFPNIQRAPIRLLDRWLPGRKWKFGVLSIFCALWIVSFSLTLHQSVMGPVLPGNEPTAQLSCIASLWPNGTDCGLDGDLCRPFNASSFAFRCPAYCSRVKAFEPYAVGADEILYKTIVIGGHSDKEYPIYRGDSFICPAALHAGIISDKTGGCGLLSRLGEQSNYPGTKANGVSSTAFPSYFPLSFTFEKLSDGADSQCQDLRWHLLALSVAFTSLLSLFTASGAVFFTCSFAGIFFHVALVSDTPESYSFSSVVSIALARFLPAGFVAFAIYYFWARITLRNLDAQVEKTILWLGGCWVGALHNYTLDRIPLSRLTPHDLKQQPGAIFALLILVLVIAAIALVQAWVLRTEGRLLNFLKLYALIGSVLLILLAIPHMHLRLHHYIIALLLLPGTATQTRPTLLYQGFLVGLFINGVARWGFASILETSIELLSNAQMNSPLPYIPEPTITNNSITFSLSNLTAGFGGISVLVNDVERYRSYESYNKKSFTWRRHPEVTLEFFRFGYIFRDAFGNSWFGDFTKAGTWKEDGSWQHMKPGPSR from the coding sequence ATGTCCTTTGCCAGCTGCAACCCCCGGTCAGGATCGCTGTCTCTCCATCACCCTTCAAGTGAATATGGCCAGGTGTGCTTTTCGCTGAACGGCGGGTTGCTACTTAACAGCAACTGGTTCGCTTGCCAAACGTCGCAAAAGACGAGAATCCACCTGCAGCCCATATCCGAGCTTGCATTTTCCCTTCCCCCAGCGCTCTACCGGCCTCCTTCAAGCTTTCCCTGTAATGCGGAGTATGTGATGGCCGAGAATCAGACGACGGACTTCGCAGCTACCGATATTCCCCTGAATTCGCTTCCTCACCCCCAGCTGGCACGCCCTGGCCGCGATCCCGATCGTTCCTTACAGCAAGACTTGGAGAACGGCATAGGAGATAGGACCTGTGAAGATCGTATTCTTCCGAATGGGTACCGACGATCGCAAGAAATGAGTCCCGATGATGAACTCGAAGGGAGAAATCGCGAAGAAGTTATCCCCCACCAAATACTTCCGTGGATGCGCAGGCCCGGGAGATCGACGGAACACCTGCGTAAGTGCGGCGCGATATGCACGTGGATACGCGGTCCGGAGGTGCCCCGAATTTCACGAATAAATCCATTCTTTCCAAATATCCAGAGAGCGCCCATCCGACTCCTGGATCGATGGCTACCAGGACGAAAATGGAAATTCGGCGTTCTTTCAATTTTCTGCGCTCTGTGGATTGTGTCGTTCTCGTTAACCCTTCATCAGTCAGTGATGGGCCCCGTCCTCCCAGGCAATGAGCCTACTGCTCAATTATCCTGTATCGCAAGTTTGTGGCCAAACGGCACAGACTGTGGACTGGACGGCGACCTTTGTAGGCCTTTCAACGCCAGCTCCTTCGCGTTTCGCTGTCCTGCATACTGTTCAAGGGTTAAGGCTTTCGAGCCCTACGCAGTAGGCGCTGACGAGATATTATACAAGACTATAGTGATCGGAGGCCATTCTGACAAAGAATATCCAATATATCGCGGAGATTCCTTTATCTGCCCAGCTGCACTGCATGCCGGTATTATTAGCGATAAAACCGGAGGCTGCGGCCTCTTGTCGCGTCTCGGCGAGCAAAGTAATTACCCTGGTACCAAAGCCAACGGGGTCTCAAGCACTGCGTTTCCTTCATATTTTCCCTTGTCGTTCACTTTTGAAAAACTCTCAGATGGCGCGGATTCTCAATGCCAAGATTTACGCTGGCATTTGCTTGCTTTATCAGTGGCCTTCACTTCGCTGCTGTCACTCTTTACAGCTTCGGGCGCGGTCTTCTTCACTTGCTCCTTCGCTGGGATCTTTTTCCACGTCGCCCTTGTGTCGGATACACCCGAGTCCTACAGCTTTTCTAGTGTTGTTTCTATCGCATTGGCGAGATTCCTTCCTGCAGGATTTGTCGCGTTTGCGATCTATTACTTCTGGGCACGGATAACTCTCCGTAACCTCGATGCTCAGGTGGAGAAGACGATTCTCTGGCTTGGAGGTTGTTGGGTTGGCGCTTTGCATAATTACACGCTTGATCGTATTCCCCTATCTCGACTGACACCACACGACCTGAAGCAACAGCCTGGCGCGATATTTGCACTTCTGATTTTGGTTCTCGTGATCGCCGCAATAGCCTTGGTCCAGGCTTGGGTCCTGCGAACCGAGGGCAGACTGCTCAACTTTCTCAAGCTATATGCCTTGATTGGCAGTGTTCTTCTGATTTTGTTGGCGATTCCACACATGCACCTGCGCCTTCATCATTACATTATAGCGTTGCTCCTTCTACCGGGGACTGCAACGCAGACTCGTCCCACCCTACTGTATCAGGGATTTCTTGTCGGTCTTTTCATCAACGGCGTCGCAAGATGGGGTTTCGCAAGTATCCTCGAGACATCCATCGAATTACTCAGTAATGCACAGATGAACAGCCCCCTTCCATATATTCCTGAGCCAACAATCACCAATAACTCTATTACCTTTAGTTTATCCAATTTGACTGCCGGTTTCGGTGGGATTAGCGTGCTAGTGAATGATGTTGAGCGCTATCGGTCATACGAATCCTACAACAAAAAGTCATTTACATGGAGACGCCATCCAGAGGTGACGTTGGAATTCTTCAGGTTTGGCTATATTTTCCGGGACGCCTTTGGAAATTCTTGGTTTGGGGATTTTACCAAGGCTGGCACATGGAAGGAAGATGGAAGTTGGCAGCATATGAAGCCTGGACCAAGTCGATGA
- a CDS encoding uncharacterized protein (EggNog:ENOG410PJMH~COG:I~BUSCO:2965at33183), protein MALATAALAAGGATLAAYLNAKYHIKQDLSAIIRAKSSEREVARAVANGKVSAWYFFAEAVRKYPNVKCIWSREVEYTFQEAHDMACQYGHYFLSLGVKRGDLVAVYLQNCAELPLIWFGLWAIGCSPALINYNLAGPALIHCLKVSGAEYLIVDPSPDCSSRIDEERSAVEGELKMKPLLLDESLKAYVATFPSAVPDESLRLGLEGGSPSCLFYTSGTTGLPKASAFTMARMYGTILISGLDEKPGEGGDRWYNCMPLYHGTGGVRLQVCLSRGVSVAIGKKFSTRNFWKDVIDSESTHFIYVGETARYLLSAPPSPLDRQHKVRGMYGNGLRPDVWERFRERFGIPAIYEFFNSTEGIFGLLNTNYGPYGATCVGHHGAILRKFFNNTYIPVAIDPVTADILRDPVTGFATRMPYAEGGEILVAVPNEEVFQGYWRNPQATSKKFVRDVFQKGDLYYRTGDALRRTDDGHWHFLDRLGDTFRWKSENVSTAEVAVVLGQYPGVLEANVYGVLVPNYEGRAGCAALLIDPAERGRFDWAGLVRHAREKLPRYAVPVFIRIVEASNHIHNNKQNKVPLREEGVDPAKKGTKVKDGEADQILWMKPEDDTYREFTVQDWERLMRSEVRL, encoded by the exons atggCATTGG CTACTGCTGCTCTCGCGGCCGGCGGCGCCACTCTGGCCGCATACCTCAATGCCAAATACCACATCAAACAAGATCTATCAGCCATAATCAGAGCAAAGTCGAGCGAGCGTGAGGTCGCACGTGCAG TCGCCAATGGCAAAGTATCTGCGTGGTACTTCTTCGCCGAAGCTGTCAGAAAGTATCCCAATGTCAAGTGTATCTGGTCGAGAGAGGTCGAATACACCTTCCAGGAAGCCCACGACATGGCCTGCCAATACGGCCACTACTTCCTGTCCCTTGGCGTCAAGAGAGGAGATCTAGTCGCGGTCTATCTTCAAAACTGCGCCGAGCTACCTCTTATATGGTTTGGGTTATGGGCCATCGGCTGTTCTCCGGCATTGATCAATTACAATCTGGCCGGACCCGCATTGATACACTGCCTGAAGGTCAGCGGCGCGGAGTACCTGATTGTTGACCCTAGCCCGGATTGCTCAAGCAGGATCGACGAGGAACGCTCGGCGGTCGAGGGCGAATTGAAGATGAAGCCGCTGCTTCTAGACGAGAGCTTAAAGGCGTATGTTGCGACTTTCCCGTCTGCCGTTCCCGACGAGTCTCTGCGGCTAGGTCTTGAGGGCGGGTCGCCCTCTTGTCTCTTCTATACCAGCGGCACAACCGGGTTGCCAAAGGCGTCTGCCTTTACCATGGCCCGGATGTACGGGACCATATTAATAAGTGGCTTGGACGAAAAGCCAGGTGAAGGTGGGGATCGCTGGTATAACTGCATGCCGTTGTATCATGGAACCGGAGGAGTGAGACTGCAAGTCTGCCTGAGCCGCGGCGTTAGCGTTGCTATCGGAAAGAAGTTCAGCACAAGGAACTTCTGGAAGGATGTGATCGACTCCGAGTCCACCCATTTTATCTATGTTGGCGAAACCGCCCGTTATCTCCTCTCAGCGCCTCCATCACCTCTGGATCGTCAGCACAAGGTTCGTGGTATGTACGGCAATGGGTTGCGCCCGGACGTGTGGGAGAGATTCCGCGAGCGCTTCGGTATCCCCGCCATTTACGAATTCTTCAACAGCACGGAAGGTATATTTGGCCTGCTCAACACCAACTATGGCCCTTACGGTGCCACTTGCGTCGGGCACCACGGAGCCATCCTCCGCAAGTTCTTCAACAACACATATATCCCTGTCGCCATTGACCCCGTAACCGCAGACATCCTCCGCGACCCCGTCACCGGCTTCGCCACTCGCATGCCCTACGCAGAAGGAGGCGAGATCCTCGTCGCCGTGCCCAACGAGGAGGTTTTCCAGGGCTACTGGCGCAATCCTCAAGCCACGTCGAAGAAATTCGTCCGCGACGTCTTCCAGAAAGGCGACCTCTACTACCGCACCGGTGACGCTCTGCGCCGCACCGACGATGGCCATTGGCACTTCCTCGACCGTCTGGGAGATACCTTCCGCTGGAAATCGGAAAACGTGTCCACCGCCGAAGTCGCTGTGGTGCTAGGACAGTATCCCGGTGTCCTGGAGGCCAATGTGTATGGTGTCTTGGTTCCTAATTATGAGGGGCGTGCGGGTTGTGCGGCGTTGCTGATCGATCCCGCGGAGCGTGGACGATTTGACTGGGCTGGGCTCGTGCGCCATGCGCGAGAGAAGTTGCCGAGATACGCCGTTCCAGTGTTTATTCGCATCGTCGAGGCGTCGAATCATATTCATAATAATAAGCAAAACAAGGTTCCACTGAGAGAAGAGGGTGTTGACCCTGCGAAGAAAGGCACGAAGGTGAAGGATGGCGAGGCGGATCAGATTCTGTGGATGAAGCCGGAGGACGATACGTATCGGGAGTTTACAGTGCAGGATTGGGAGAGATTGATGAGGAGCGAGGTGAGACTATAA
- a CDS encoding uncharacterized protein (SECRETED:SignalP(1-19)~EggNog:ENOG410PYUC~COG:S~TransMembrane:1 (n5-15c19/20o376-396i)) → MKSYFAAASTLFALAFSQATVPPDLSGGFGSGSIDLQVSFGGDASDGLADRAVVSKQDASRTPNFALGDASGVNTALSFMIMMVDTTEEGSRRIHYMQTDFKATGEKTKIESSSEPAVKYTAPGSLGETGKREYSFLMYLQRGETSLGEIPAAGDEIDVKEFEQKNGLPEARAGLAISVDMGGEDGQNTETEVATTSTAATTSATMSSTSDPVTTTSSSTSVPPPPQQQPPPAASSPPPPPELDDPNNPQEPNNPQEPNNPQEPNNPQQPDNDGDPVLFPFPFSFPLSTPAGGTGIFADPPLGTEAELDPTGAPDAAETPAQEEPEIPVETQTSVVFVRPGGSTTSVEDADANANAAGPEETLQSQQDSGSRKMGVTGHLPLVFTLGGAVVGVFMAL, encoded by the exons ATGAAGTCATATTTCGCCGCTGCGTCGACGCTATTTGCCCTAGCATTCTCACAAGCCACAGTTCCCCCGGACCTTTCTGGAGGCTTCGGCTCTGGCTCTATCGACCTGCAGGTCAGCTTTGGCGGCGACGCTTCTGACGGATTGGCTGATCGCGCCGTGGTATCGAAGCAGG ATGCATCCCGTACGCCCAACTTTGCCCTGGGCGATGCATCCGGTGTCAACACCGCGCTGTCGTTCATGATCATGATGGTGGATACTACGGAGGAGGGCTCGAGACGGATACATTACATGCAGACTGATTTCAAGGCGACAGGCGAAAAGACGAAGATCGAATCGTCGAGTGAGCCTGCCGTGAAGTACACGGCGCCGGGCAGCTTGGGAGAGACTGGTAAACGGGAGTATTCGTTTCTGATGTACTTGCAGCGCGGCGAGACCAGCTTGGGTGAGATTCCCGCGGCGGGTGATGAGATCGACGTCAAGGAGTTTGAGCAGAAGAACGGGTTGCCGGAGGCGAGAGCCGGGCTGGCGATTTCTGTGGATATGGGAGGAGAAGACGGCCAGAATACCGAGACGGAGGTTGCCACGACCTCGACGGCTGCCACGACGAGCGCCACGATGTCGTCCACCTCTGATCCTGTTACGACTACATCGTCTTCGACGTCGGTCCCGCCACCACCACAACAGCAACCACCGCCAGCAGCATCGtcgccgccaccaccaccagagTTGGACGACCCAAACAACCCGCAAGAACCGAACAACCCGCAAGAACCGAACAACCCGCAAGAACCGAACAACCCGCAGCAGCCAGACAACGACGGCGACCCAGTTCTGTTCCCGTTCCCCTTCTCATTCCCATTGTCCACGCCCGCAGGGGGGACGGGTATCTTTGCAGATCCTCCATTAGGCACGG AAGCCGAGCTAGACCCGACGGGGGCTCCCGACGCGGCAGAAACGCCCGCCCAAGAGGAGCCAGAGATCCCCGTTGAGACGCAGACGAGCGTTGTCTTCGTTCGGCCGGGTGGTAGCACGACCTCTGTGGAAGACGCGGACGCGAACGCGAACGCCGCGGGCCCCGAAGAGACCCTGCAATCTCAGCAGGATTCGGGGTCGCGGAAGATGGGGGTGACGGGACATCTTCCGCTGGTCTTCACGCTGGGCGGTGCCGTCGTTGGTGTCTTTATGGCACTGTAA